A DNA window from Barnesiella intestinihominis YIT 11860 contains the following coding sequences:
- a CDS encoding outer membrane beta-barrel protein, which translates to MIDDQNFEKAIRTKLVQHESDVPDAMWSGIESRLLKRVPNKVPLYRRIMWYSAAAIVMGVIVTVALWQYPDKEISAPLAVNEDYTAPTITQPSISNLHSSIESPSVETPKFLPVSSPQSQSQTKQETQTDSKIEIVETNKMNESQVENRSNNTKSEQYDSQSYRKKLEDFENDGKKLKEADLAITESMKKGKSNGLKFGLMASNATSGNSKNPAKAIRTRNPLMMMSARRNPVYEFDHKMPLSVGATVSKSLAKNWELESGIIYTYLYSKYHSTNGNGSQELHYLGIPIDIIYRFARVKRASFYASAGGKVDFYLTGQQKDEGHDEGISGSGYKKLEHENVQFSVQAKLGAALTLYKQTELYLEPHIAYYIENNSSIHNIWKDKPFNFGLTLGIRTGF; encoded by the coding sequence ATGATAGACGATCAGAATTTCGAAAAAGCAATACGCACCAAACTGGTACAACATGAATCCGATGTTCCGGATGCCATGTGGTCGGGTATTGAGTCGAGATTGCTTAAAAGAGTACCCAATAAAGTACCCCTCTATCGTCGTATCATGTGGTATTCGGCCGCTGCAATCGTTATGGGTGTTATCGTTACGGTGGCTTTATGGCAATATCCGGATAAAGAAATATCCGCACCTCTCGCTGTTAATGAGGATTACACAGCTCCCACAATAACACAACCTTCTATTTCAAATCTTCATTCAAGTATTGAATCTCCTTCGGTAGAGACACCCAAATTTTTACCGGTTTCATCGCCTCAGTCTCAGAGTCAAACAAAGCAAGAAACTCAAACTGACTCAAAAATTGAAATCGTCGAAACGAATAAAATGAATGAATCTCAAGTAGAAAACAGATCTAACAATACGAAATCAGAACAATACGATTCACAATCCTATCGGAAAAAGTTAGAAGATTTCGAAAATGACGGCAAAAAACTGAAAGAGGCCGATCTTGCAATTACCGAATCGATGAAAAAGGGTAAAAGCAATGGGCTAAAATTCGGACTTATGGCATCCAATGCGACCTCTGGAAACAGTAAGAATCCGGCAAAAGCTATTCGCACGAGAAATCCGCTAATGATGATGTCGGCAAGAAGGAATCCAGTTTATGAATTTGACCACAAGATGCCATTATCTGTGGGAGCCACAGTTTCCAAAAGTTTGGCAAAAAATTGGGAGTTAGAATCAGGTATAATATACACTTATTTATACTCCAAATATCATTCAACCAACGGAAACGGTAGTCAAGAATTACATTATTTAGGTATTCCCATAGATATTATATATCGATTTGCCCGAGTGAAACGAGCATCTTTTTATGCTTCTGCGGGAGGAAAGGTTGATTTTTACCTTACCGGACAACAGAAAGACGAAGGACACGACGAAGGAATTTCCGGGTCTGGGTATAAAAAGCTCGAACATGAAAATGTACAATTCTCTGTACAGGCCAAATTGGGAGCGGCTCTCACACTGTATAAGCAAACGGAACTTTATTTGGAGCCCCATATCGCATATTATATCGAGAATAATTCGAGTATACACAATATATGGAAAGATAAACCTTTCAACTTTGGATTAACGTTGGGAATAAGAACTGGCTTTTAA
- a CDS encoding SGNH/GDSL hydrolase family protein, with translation MKKLFFFAIALLWTGFSSFSKTLSLQGEFINPSHRYIQYIGRISHKTPDAIRFNYPGVQIRASFRGTSLKMYAKPMSGFFMVKIDNAAPFKISFNSPSDSIVTLATALNDTVHTATIMNVIEAFHRQPEFKGFLLDKGKNLVSPPNLPQRKIEFIGNSITCGYGIESVEASDPFTEETENHYYTYAAITARNLHAQHFVIARSGIGIYRNYNGPREGSPDCMPAMYNQTLFNDSSEIWDFSRYIPDVVCINLGTNDTSTPGYDTDRLYNAYLAFHKTVRNNYPKAKIVWLTGCMLHGESLSLVKNTLDRLSDTLHKAGDLEVYRFDMTPQTGELGYGASWHPSLLQQQRMADELTPFLRKLMSWTD, from the coding sequence ATGAAAAAACTTTTTTTCTTTGCTATCGCCCTGCTATGGACAGGGTTCAGCTCTTTCTCGAAAACTCTTTCTTTGCAAGGAGAGTTTATAAATCCCTCGCACCGATATATTCAATACATAGGCCGTATTAGTCATAAAACTCCGGATGCTATTCGTTTCAATTATCCCGGAGTTCAAATACGGGCTTCATTCCGGGGTACATCTCTAAAAATGTATGCCAAGCCCATGAGTGGATTTTTTATGGTAAAGATCGACAACGCTGCCCCTTTCAAAATTTCATTCAATTCCCCCTCCGACTCGATCGTTACCCTTGCCACAGCACTAAACGATACGGTTCATACTGCGACTATCATGAATGTAATAGAGGCTTTCCATCGTCAACCGGAATTCAAAGGCTTTTTGCTTGACAAAGGGAAAAACTTGGTATCCCCGCCAAACCTTCCACAACGCAAAATAGAATTTATCGGTAATTCCATCACATGTGGATATGGAATAGAGAGTGTTGAAGCCTCCGATCCCTTTACCGAAGAAACGGAAAATCACTATTACACCTACGCTGCAATCACTGCCCGAAACCTCCATGCCCAACATTTTGTGATAGCTCGCAGTGGAATAGGTATCTACCGAAATTATAACGGGCCACGTGAAGGCAGTCCAGATTGTATGCCTGCCATGTATAATCAAACTCTTTTCAATGATTCCTCCGAAATTTGGGACTTCTCCCGATATATCCCAGACGTCGTATGCATAAACCTCGGTACAAACGATACCAGCACGCCCGGTTATGATACGGATCGTTTGTATAATGCCTATCTCGCTTTCCATAAAACAGTACGCAATAATTATCCAAAAGCCAAAATCGTGTGGCTTACAGGCTGTATGCTTCATGGTGAGTCGTTGTCTTTGGTTAAAAATACGCTCGACCGACTCTCCGATACACTTCACAAAGCCGGAGACCTCGAAGTATATCGTTTCGATATGACTCCCCAAACCGGAGAATTAGGATACGGAGCAAGTTGGCATCCCAGCCTTTTACAACAACAACGAATGGCTGACGAACTGACTCCATTTCTCCGTAAGTTAATGAGCTGGACAGATTAA
- a CDS encoding GDP-L-fucose synthase family protein, protein MEKSAKIYVAGHHGLVGSAIWKNLQEKGYTHLIGRSHKELDLLDGVAVKRFFDEEQPEYVILAAAHVGGIMANSIYRADFIYQNLQIQQNVIGESFRHGVKKLLFLGSTCIYPRDARQPMKEDALLTSPLEYTNEPYAIAKIAGLKMCESFNLQYGTNYIAVMPTNLYGPNDNFHLERSHVLPAMIRKIHLGKCLMMDDWGAVRKDLSLRPVEGIDGTATTGAILTVLSKYGIYPDYVELWGTGKPLREFLWSEEMADASVYILEHVDFSDVKGDNPEVRNCHINIGTGKEITIAALAHRIREVVGYEGEIRFNADKPDGTMRKLTDVSKLHALGWHHKIEIEEGVQKMYDWYIADHTDLFR, encoded by the coding sequence ATGGAAAAGAGTGCCAAAATATATGTAGCCGGGCATCATGGATTGGTGGGATCGGCTATTTGGAAGAATTTGCAGGAAAAGGGTTACACCCATTTGATAGGTCGTTCTCATAAAGAATTGGATTTGCTCGACGGGGTTGCTGTGAAGAGATTCTTTGACGAAGAGCAGCCGGAGTATGTGATTTTGGCGGCCGCTCATGTTGGGGGGATTATGGCAAACAGTATCTATCGGGCAGATTTTATCTATCAAAACTTGCAAATACAGCAGAATGTCATCGGTGAAAGTTTCAGACATGGAGTAAAGAAATTGTTGTTCTTGGGCAGTACTTGCATTTATCCGCGTGATGCTCGACAGCCGATGAAAGAGGATGCATTGTTAACTTCTCCGTTGGAATATACGAACGAGCCGTATGCGATTGCCAAGATTGCCGGTTTGAAAATGTGTGAAAGTTTTAATTTGCAATATGGAACCAACTATATTGCTGTAATGCCTACTAACCTCTATGGTCCTAACGATAATTTCCATTTGGAGCGAAGCCATGTGTTGCCTGCTATGATTCGTAAAATACATTTGGGAAAATGTTTAATGATGGACGATTGGGGCGCTGTTCGTAAAGATTTATCGTTGCGGCCAGTGGAGGGTATCGACGGAACCGCCACGACAGGAGCTATTCTCACGGTGTTGAGTAAGTATGGTATTTATCCCGATTATGTGGAATTGTGGGGGACCGGGAAACCGTTACGTGAGTTTTTGTGGAGCGAGGAGATGGCCGATGCTTCGGTATATATTCTCGAACATGTCGATTTCTCTGATGTGAAAGGTGATAACCCGGAAGTAAGGAATTGCCATATCAATATCGGAACAGGTAAAGAAATAACCATAGCTGCTTTGGCTCACCGGATACGGGAAGTTGTCGGTTATGAAGGAGAGATTCGGTTCAATGCCGATAAACCGGACGGGACCATGCGTAAATTGACCGATGTTTCCAAACTACATGCTTTGGGGTGGCATCATAAAATCGAGATAGAGGAGGGGGTACAAAAGATGTACGATTGGTATATTGCAGACCACACGGACTTGTTTCGTTAA
- the gmd gene encoding GDP-mannose 4,6-dehydratase, whose protein sequence is MKTALITGITGQDGSFLAEFLLEKGYEVHGTIRRSSVDYRERIAHLEGLPHFHLHYADLGDSMSLIQVVGKVRPDEIYNLAAQSHVQVSFDAPEFTADVDATGVLRILEAVRQCGLAETCRIYQASTSELYGKVEQVPQNEQTPFHPYSPYAVAKLYGFWIVKEYREAYNMFCCSGILFNHESERRGETFVTRKITLAAARIAQGKQEKLYLGNLSSLRDWGYAKDYVECMWLILQNDKPEDFVIATGVQHSVREFCQLAFHHVGIELDFVGEGENEKGIDRATGKVVVEVSPDFYRPTDVVNLWGDPTKAKKELGWNPMKTSFEELVKIMVDADMAKVAVERAGDEIRMNLAEYLEKGIVK, encoded by the coding sequence ATGAAAACAGCGCTAATTACCGGTATTACCGGGCAAGATGGGTCATTTCTTGCAGAATTTTTATTGGAAAAGGGATATGAAGTGCACGGAACGATTCGCCGGTCTTCGGTAGACTATCGTGAACGTATAGCCCATTTGGAAGGTTTGCCTCATTTCCATTTGCATTATGCCGATTTAGGAGACTCGATGAGTCTGATTCAGGTGGTCGGGAAAGTAAGACCCGATGAAATATATAATTTGGCAGCTCAAAGCCATGTACAAGTGTCATTCGATGCCCCGGAATTTACAGCCGATGTAGATGCCACCGGTGTGCTTCGCATTCTTGAAGCCGTCCGCCAATGTGGTTTGGCCGAAACTTGTCGCATTTATCAGGCTTCGACATCGGAGTTGTATGGTAAGGTAGAACAAGTTCCGCAAAACGAACAGACTCCATTCCACCCATACAGCCCTTATGCAGTGGCTAAGCTCTATGGATTTTGGATTGTCAAAGAGTATCGTGAGGCTTATAATATGTTCTGCTGTTCGGGTATCTTGTTTAACCATGAATCGGAACGTCGAGGGGAGACTTTTGTGACTCGTAAGATTACATTGGCCGCCGCTCGTATTGCACAAGGGAAACAAGAGAAGCTCTATTTGGGAAATCTTTCGTCGTTGCGAGATTGGGGATATGCCAAGGATTATGTAGAGTGCATGTGGCTTATTTTACAGAATGATAAACCCGAGGATTTTGTGATTGCCACCGGTGTACAGCATTCGGTACGGGAGTTTTGTCAGTTGGCATTCCATCATGTCGGTATAGAATTGGATTTCGTAGGCGAAGGGGAGAATGAGAAGGGTATAGACCGGGCGACCGGGAAGGTCGTTGTCGAGGTTTCTCCTGATTTTTATCGTCCTACCGATGTGGTGAATTTGTGGGGTGACCCGACGAAAGCAAAGAAAGAGTTGGGGTGGAATCCCATGAAGACCTCTTTTGAAGAATTGGTGAAGATTATGGTCGATGCCGACATGGCGAAAGTGGCGGTCGAGAGAGCCGGAGACGAGATTCGCATGAACTTGGCTGAATATCTGGAAAAGGGTATTGTTAAATAA
- a CDS encoding WecB/TagA/CpsF family glycosyltransferase produces MENYFNIRYEFDKRAVLQAIDEALLLGKPGYICVSDGVILSTVNRDPDYRQVVDGAMFSICDSGYVPLYLRWIYGIERHQYCGSEIFMDIVHMKRYKMAFLGTTQATLNGLQNNLSEIDPRIANMWFYSLPYKRVEEFDYPAIAEMLEKDGSEIIWIALGAPKQEIFMSKLKPYLKRGVMIAVGAAFKFYSGTDVNRAPYWMVRAHLEFLHRIYCEPKKQIGRCSMIVYSLPKLLYQEWNRKRKRKKLAGKTE; encoded by the coding sequence ATGGAGAATTATTTCAATATCAGGTATGAGTTTGATAAACGAGCTGTTTTACAGGCTATCGACGAAGCGTTGTTATTGGGGAAGCCGGGATATATATGTGTCTCGGACGGGGTTATTTTAAGTACGGTAAACCGGGACCCGGATTACAGACAGGTTGTAGATGGAGCGATGTTCTCTATTTGTGATAGTGGTTATGTACCCTTGTATTTGCGATGGATTTATGGTATAGAACGTCACCAGTATTGCGGAAGCGAGATTTTTATGGATATTGTCCATATGAAGCGATATAAAATGGCTTTTCTTGGAACGACGCAAGCGACTTTAAACGGGCTGCAAAATAACTTGTCGGAGATAGATCCACGAATTGCAAACATGTGGTTTTACTCATTACCTTATAAGAGAGTTGAAGAGTTTGACTATCCGGCTATTGCCGAGATGTTGGAAAAAGATGGCTCCGAGATTATTTGGATTGCATTGGGTGCTCCCAAGCAAGAGATATTTATGAGCAAATTAAAACCCTATTTGAAACGAGGGGTGATGATCGCTGTGGGAGCGGCATTCAAATTTTATAGCGGAACCGATGTGAACAGGGCTCCTTATTGGATGGTGCGGGCTCATTTGGAATTTTTGCACCGAATTTATTGCGAACCGAAAAAGCAAATAGGGCGTTGCTCGATGATTGTGTACTCTCTGCCTAAATTGCTTTATCAAGAGTGGAATCGCAAGCGAAAACGTAAAAAATTGGCGGGAAAAACCGAGTGA